In one Leptogranulimonas caecicola genomic region, the following are encoded:
- a CDS encoding Rossmann-fold NAD(P)-binding domain-containing protein, translating into MNIVLLEPLLVPQETINTLAAPLKAAGHRFKAYDTPTKDPGQLIQRAQGADIIIIDNTPLPAQVIQALPQLKFVDVAFTGVDQVALDACRARGILLSNCAGYSDTSVAELVCGLTVDLLRQIPAC; encoded by the coding sequence ATGAACATCGTCTTGCTCGAGCCCCTCTTGGTGCCCCAAGAAACCATAAATACGCTCGCCGCCCCGCTCAAAGCCGCAGGCCATCGCTTCAAGGCCTACGACACCCCCACCAAAGATCCTGGCCAGCTGATCCAACGAGCCCAGGGCGCCGACATTATCATCATCGACAACACGCCCCTGCCGGCGCAGGTCATCCAAGCCCTCCCCCAACTCAAGTTTGTCGACGTCGCCTTCACTGGAGTAGATCAAGTGGCCCTGGACGCCTGCCGCGCCCGCGGCATCCTCCTGAGCAATTGCGCGGGCTACTCCGACACCTCGGTGGCCGAGCTCGTGTGCGGACTTACCGTAGACCTTTTGCGCCAGATACCCGCCTGCTAG
- a CDS encoding PTS mannose/fructose/sorbose/N-acetylgalactosamine transporter subunit IIC, which yields MIVQAVLVGLIGALGCLDYQLGTLYMFRPIVMCPLVGLALGDLQTGLAVGASLELLFMGSISIGAYVPPNETIGGVLACAFAISLGEGTEAAIALAMPIAVLSLAIGNLLQPIWPFFVDKADSFAKKGNLKGIYAVHWGIGLWGCFEYFLLCGGAFLLGVDAVQGILDWIPSFILDGFGVAANLLPAMGFAMLGRLVITKKLVPFYFLGFLLCSYMGVPVLGVAILAIIIGIEKFDLINMDMGAQVALEGDDDDDF from the coding sequence ATGATTGTACAAGCTGTACTCGTCGGCCTTATTGGTGCCCTCGGGTGTCTCGATTACCAGCTGGGCACACTTTATATGTTCAGACCCATCGTCATGTGCCCTCTAGTGGGCCTGGCTCTGGGTGATCTTCAGACCGGCCTCGCCGTGGGCGCCAGCCTCGAGCTGCTCTTCATGGGATCCATCTCCATCGGCGCCTACGTGCCACCCAACGAGACCATTGGCGGCGTGCTCGCGTGCGCGTTTGCCATCTCGCTTGGCGAGGGCACGGAGGCAGCCATCGCCTTGGCCATGCCTATTGCAGTGCTCTCGCTGGCCATTGGCAACTTGCTTCAGCCCATTTGGCCCTTCTTTGTCGACAAAGCTGATTCTTTTGCTAAGAAAGGCAATCTTAAAGGCATCTATGCTGTGCACTGGGGCATTGGCCTTTGGGGGTGCTTTGAATACTTCTTGCTCTGTGGTGGCGCATTCCTTCTTGGCGTAGACGCTGTTCAGGGCATCCTCGACTGGATTCCCAGCTTTATCCTGGACGGCTTTGGCGTCGCGGCAAACCTGCTTCCTGCCATGGGCTTTGCTATGCTCGGCCGTCTTGTGATTACCAAGAAGCTCGTTCCCTTCTACTTCTTGGGCTTCTTGCTCTGCAGCTACATGGGGGTGCCGGTGCTGGGTGTGGCCATCCTTGCCATCATCATTGGCATTGAGAAGTTCGATCTTATCAACATGGACATGGGAGCTCAGGTAGCCCTCGAGGGAGATGACGACGATGACTTCTGA
- a CDS encoding MFS transporter, whose protein sequence is MRRTVDATMEEPRLSRAEVDLIWIESLQWCANNAVYFLGLIGAATYDLSGGAFLVAAVTLVRNLCVSAGNALAGPAIDRVGPRRVAMVTVALAAVSSLVMGVVPISVPSLIFAAVFLGICGGFLNTTTHAYPSYLQPDEQGRQRLNGLLVFYSNIAFTLGPVAGGLLVGVLPTNSVYLFMAVVMAVTFLFARDCKERVKPAGEDDRLTGVISGMVEGARMTFDNRDLLVIFVSGFLGFFAFGAFDSLESLFYRDVLQVDIVWLGWLSAVVGLTSSVGAWVLTRIPTSRVNLGLLLGSLFVVGVGSMVYVGTNILWVAILGQAVNGFAWGFLEPVQMTLVQQETPIASLGRVMGFVRFGLMSAGVVPLLAAPFLADVLGVQRVLFGASCIIAAVGAAFCMWWCLRSKKE, encoded by the coding sequence ATGAGAAGAACCGTCGATGCCACCATGGAGGAACCCCGCCTCTCGAGGGCAGAGGTCGACCTGATTTGGATCGAGTCACTCCAGTGGTGCGCTAACAACGCTGTCTACTTCTTGGGCCTCATCGGCGCCGCCACCTATGATCTTTCTGGTGGCGCATTTCTTGTTGCCGCGGTCACCTTAGTGCGCAATCTATGTGTCTCGGCTGGCAACGCCTTGGCAGGGCCGGCCATCGATAGGGTTGGGCCGCGCCGGGTAGCCATGGTTACAGTGGCCTTGGCTGCGGTGTCGAGCCTCGTGATGGGGGTTGTGCCCATCAGCGTGCCGTCCTTGATCTTCGCAGCGGTTTTTCTGGGGATTTGCGGTGGCTTCCTCAACACCACCACCCACGCCTATCCAAGCTACCTTCAGCCAGACGAGCAGGGCAGGCAACGGCTCAACGGCCTTTTGGTGTTCTATAGCAACATTGCTTTCACCCTAGGGCCCGTCGCAGGCGGGCTTTTGGTGGGTGTGTTGCCCACTAACTCAGTCTATTTGTTCATGGCGGTCGTCATGGCGGTGACCTTTCTATTTGCCCGTGATTGCAAAGAGCGGGTAAAGCCTGCCGGCGAAGATGACAGGCTCACGGGCGTAATCTCGGGCATGGTGGAGGGCGCGCGCATGACCTTTGACAATCGCGATCTTCTTGTCATCTTTGTCTCGGGGTTTTTAGGTTTCTTTGCCTTTGGCGCCTTCGACTCTTTAGAGTCGCTGTTCTATCGCGATGTCCTTCAGGTGGATATCGTGTGGCTGGGATGGCTCTCTGCCGTGGTGGGCCTTACCTCGTCGGTGGGCGCTTGGGTGCTCACCCGCATACCCACTTCCCGGGTTAATCTGGGCCTGCTTTTGGGCTCACTCTTTGTGGTGGGCGTGGGCTCCATGGTCTATGTGGGAACCAACATTTTGTGGGTGGCCATTCTCGGCCAAGCTGTCAATGGTTTTGCCTGGGGCTTCTTAGAGCCAGTGCAAATGACGCTGGTACAGCAGGAGACGCCCATCGCCTCCCTCGGGCGCGTCATGGGGTTTGTGCGCTTTGGCCTCATGAGCGCTGGCGTGGTGCCCTTGTTGGCAGCCCCCTTTTTGGCTGATGTCCTTGGTGTCCAGCGGGTGCTTTTTGGCGCCTCGTGCATCATCGCAGCGGTGGGTGCGGCGTTTTGCATGTGGTGGTGCCTGAGAAGCAAAAAGGAATAG
- a CDS encoding PTS system mannose/fructose/sorbose family transporter subunit IID: MNLNVTNLGDQVEDEDMITHKDLVKSALGVGSLGMEFSWTYYKQMNIAFCLMLANMLKKIYRNDPEGYKAALERHLAFFNITVQFAPFVGGVAISMEERVARGEIEPESVNDVKAALMGPLSGIGDSIFLATIRVIAAAVGIALCQAGNPFGPIAFLLIFNIPGFWLRIWGVQKGYELGVDFLAKAQENGLMTKVMTAVSIVGIMVVGAMSVDMFWASIPIEIGVGENVQTVQDILDGIMPGMLGMAAFWIYYWLLSKKISPSWLIVGSMLLGVVGVYFGFLA, encoded by the coding sequence ATGAACCTCAATGTCACCAATCTGGGCGACCAGGTCGAAGATGAGGATATGATTACCCATAAGGACCTGGTTAAATCGGCCTTGGGTGTGGGGTCTTTGGGCATGGAGTTCTCCTGGACCTACTACAAGCAGATGAACATTGCCTTTTGCCTCATGCTTGCAAACATGCTCAAGAAGATCTATAGGAACGACCCCGAGGGCTATAAGGCTGCTCTCGAGCGACATCTAGCCTTCTTTAACATCACTGTGCAGTTCGCTCCCTTCGTGGGTGGTGTGGCCATCTCCATGGAGGAGCGTGTGGCCAGGGGCGAGATCGAGCCAGAGTCGGTGAACGACGTCAAGGCGGCGCTCATGGGCCCGCTCTCAGGCATCGGTGATTCTATATTCCTTGCCACTATTCGTGTTATCGCTGCCGCTGTGGGTATCGCTCTTTGCCAAGCGGGCAACCCCTTTGGCCCCATCGCCTTTTTGCTCATCTTTAACATCCCCGGCTTTTGGCTGAGGATCTGGGGTGTCCAGAAAGGTTACGAACTTGGTGTGGATTTCCTTGCCAAGGCGCAGGAAAACGGCCTTATGACCAAGGTGATGACCGCCGTATCCATTGTGGGCATCATGGTGGTCGGAGCCATGAGCGTGGACATGTTCTGGGCATCAATCCCCATAGAGATCGGCGTGGGTGAGAATGTGCAGACGGTCCAGGATATCCTCGACGGCATCATGCCGGGCATGCTGGGCATGGCGGCATTCTGGATTTATTATTGGCTCCTCTCTAAGAAAATAAGCCCCTCGTGGCTCATCGTAGGATCGATGCTGCTTGGCGTAGTGGGCGTCTACTTTGGATTCTTGGCTTAA